From Eptesicus fuscus isolate TK198812 chromosome 22, DD_ASM_mEF_20220401, whole genome shotgun sequence, a single genomic window includes:
- the BATF3 gene encoding basic leucine zipper transcriptional factor ATF-like 3 isoform X1 → MSQGLPAAGSVPQRNVAAPGNQSQPQSPEDDDRKVRRREKNRVAAQRSRKKQTQKADKLHEEYECLEQENTVLRREIGKLTEELKHLSEALKEHEKMCPLLLCPMNFVPVLRPDPVAGCLPR, encoded by the exons ATGTCGCAGGGGCTCCCGGCCGCCGGCAGCGTCCCGCAGAGGAACGTCGCGGCGCCCGGGAACCAGTCGCAGCCGCAG AGCCCTGAGGATGATGACAGGAAGGTccgaaggagagagaaaaaccgCGTTGCTGCTCAGAGAAGTCGGAAGAAGCAGACCCAGAAGGCTGACAAACTCCATGAG GAATATGAGTGCCTGGAGCAAGAAAACACGGTGCTGCGGCGGGAGATCGGGAAGCTGACGGAGGAGCTGAAGCACCTGAGCGAGGCGCTGAAGGAGCACGAGAAGATGTGCCCGCTGCTGCTGTGCCCCATGAACTTCGTGCCGGTGCTGCGGCCGGACCCCGTGGCCGGCTGCCTGCCCCGGTGA